A genomic region of Bernardetia sp. ABR2-2B contains the following coding sequences:
- a CDS encoding ADP-ribose polymerase, whose amino-acid sequence MQNTVSISPNSQSITRFKTAKLVMVTAHNNNKYYEMKQLSDDIFSVSYGRVGQRAAINEYSMYQWESKYREKVRKGYKDVTHLFLEELDKKSSKNNSINSNYQNSLASWSAIKNGDVRELFRHLTRYAQQSISYNYEVPAADVTMAQVEEAQSILDNLTKKVNFKSNNINKKEVENFDTIEFNALLLELYGIIPRKMETVQNYLLEYTAGKTVSKQILKRARKILTNEQETLDVMRGEVELRLQQAKKAYSRKDTQSSVSNTTLLDALGIEVDILDAKKVKDAIQIKSIKKMMQNEVGKFVNAYAVKDIAQEQIFNKNLKESKYRTTELLWHGSRNENWLSILKTGLILRPTNALITGKMFGYGLYFADQCRKSLNYTSLAGSFWTGGNDKKAFLAIYEVHTGRQLKIEHYEDWCAGLTYQNLKKQNSEADSLFAKGGIDLLNNEFIIYKENQCTIRYLVEVHY is encoded by the coding sequence ATGCAAAACACAGTTTCTATTTCCCCTAATTCTCAATCTATTACCAGATTCAAAACAGCAAAATTAGTGATGGTTACGGCTCATAACAACAATAAATATTATGAAATGAAACAGCTTTCTGATGATATTTTTTCGGTTTCGTATGGAAGAGTAGGGCAAAGAGCAGCTATCAATGAATATTCTATGTATCAATGGGAAAGCAAATACAGAGAAAAAGTACGGAAAGGATATAAAGATGTAACTCATTTGTTTTTGGAAGAGCTAGACAAAAAGTCTTCAAAGAACAATTCTATCAATTCTAACTATCAAAATTCTTTAGCTTCTTGGTCAGCTATCAAAAATGGAGATGTACGTGAGCTTTTTCGCCATCTTACACGCTATGCACAGCAATCTATTTCTTATAACTATGAAGTTCCTGCTGCTGATGTTACGATGGCACAAGTAGAAGAAGCTCAAAGTATTTTAGATAATCTGACTAAAAAAGTGAATTTCAAATCCAATAATATAAATAAAAAAGAAGTAGAGAATTTTGATACAATAGAGTTTAATGCGCTTTTATTAGAACTCTACGGCATTATTCCACGCAAAATGGAAACTGTTCAGAATTATCTTTTGGAATATACAGCAGGAAAAACAGTTTCTAAACAGATTTTGAAAAGGGCAAGGAAAATATTGACAAACGAACAAGAAACGTTAGATGTAATGCGTGGCGAAGTAGAATTGAGATTGCAACAAGCAAAAAAAGCATACTCACGTAAAGACACACAGTCGTCTGTTTCTAATACTACGCTTTTAGATGCACTAGGAATTGAAGTAGATATTTTAGATGCTAAAAAGGTAAAAGATGCCATTCAAATAAAATCTATCAAAAAAATGATGCAAAATGAAGTAGGCAAATTTGTAAATGCCTATGCAGTAAAAGACATCGCACAAGAACAGATTTTTAATAAAAATCTAAAAGAAAGCAAGTACAGAACAACAGAATTATTATGGCATGGAAGCCGAAATGAAAATTGGCTTTCTATCTTAAAAACAGGGTTGATTTTGCGCCCCACCAATGCACTTATTACTGGAAAAATGTTTGGCTATGGACTTTATTTTGCCGACCAATGCCGAAAATCTTTGAATTATACTTCGTTGGCAGGTTCATTTTGGACAGGAGGAAATGACAAAAAAGCATTTTTGGCAATCTATGAAGTTCATACAGGCAGACAACTCAAAATCGAACATTATGAAGATTGGTGTGCTGGTCTGACTTACCAAAATCTTAAAAAACAAAATTCAGAAGCCGATTCTCTCTTTGCAAA
- the msrA gene encoding peptide-methionine (S)-S-oxide reductase MsrA, with the protein MKNKTTFPLFILLLMSISAIFASACSPKQNAHAKDSMDSNKNTAKTKTENTMTDINAKLEKATFGAGCFWCIEAVFQRLEGVDTVISGYTGGQVPEPTYKQICTGTTGHAEVAQITYNPKIISFDELLEVFWATHDPTTLNRQGNDVGTQYRSAVFYHNEEQKEKAEFYLKRLTEEKVFDKPIVTEITSLGKFYVAENYHQNYYNNNKTQGYCSFIISPKVDKLKKVFPNKLKKEYAK; encoded by the coding sequence CAGCCATTTTTGCGAGTGCGTGTTCGCCAAAACAAAATGCTCATGCAAAAGATTCTATGGATTCAAATAAAAATACTGCTAAAACTAAAACAGAAAATACTATGACAGATATAAATGCAAAGCTAGAAAAAGCTACTTTTGGAGCAGGTTGTTTTTGGTGTATCGAAGCTGTTTTTCAGCGTTTAGAAGGTGTTGATACAGTTATTTCGGGTTATACAGGTGGACAAGTGCCAGAGCCAACCTACAAACAAATCTGTACGGGAACAACAGGACACGCAGAAGTTGCACAGATTACATACAATCCAAAAATTATTTCTTTTGATGAATTATTAGAAGTTTTTTGGGCTACACACGACCCAACAACGCTAAACAGACAAGGAAATGATGTAGGAACACAATATCGTTCGGCTGTTTTTTATCATAATGAAGAACAAAAAGAAAAAGCTGAATTTTATCTAAAAAGACTAACCGAAGAAAAAGTTTTTGATAAACCAATTGTTACTGAAATTACATCTTTAGGAAAATTCTATGTAGCTGAAAATTATCATCAAAATTATTATAACAACAACAAAACTCAAGGTTATTGTTCTTTTATTATTAGTCCGAAAGTAGATAAACTCAAAAAAGTATTTCCAAACAAACTTAAAAAGGAATATGCTAAATAA